The genomic segment ATCGCCAGCGGCCTGGCTTTTCTTGAGACCGGCGCCAGCCCATTCATCATTCAGATCGGTGATCCGGCGAGTGCGGCGCAGCGCGTCAACTTTTCGCAATCGTTCAATCCGCTCGGAAGCATCACGGCGGTGCTCATCGGGAGCCGCTTCATCTTCTCCGGCATTGAGCTGAAGCCGGACCAGGTCGCCGCGCTCCAGGCTGCCGGAACCTACCAGGCCTACCTCAAGTCCGAAACACTGCGCGTCGTAACACCCTATCTCGTGCTCGGTTCGTTGGTGCTGCTGTGGGCAATCCTCATCGCACGCACGCCGTTCCCGCACACCGGCATGGACTACTCGCGCAACACCCTCGAGCACGACACCTCCAAACCGCTCTGGAAGCGCAAGCACTTCGTCTTCGCGGTGCTCGCGCAGTTCCTGTATGTAGGCGCGCAGGTGGGCGCATGGAGCTGGCAGATTCCCTACGTGCAGAGCTACACCGGAATGGGCGAGCGCAAAGCAGGTTATCTGCTGACCGTCGCACTGGTCGCGTTCACCACCGGCCGATTCTTCTCAACGTGGTTATTGCGGCACGTGAAGGCCTCGCGGCTTCTTGCCGTCTACGCCATCATCAACACCATTACCTGCGGAGTGGCCGTGATCCGGCCCGGCTGGCTCGGCGTCGGGTGCCTCGTCGCAACCAGCTTCTTCATGTCCATGATGTTCCCGACCATCTTCGCGCTGGGAGTGAAGGGCCTTGGAACTCACACCAAGACTGGTGGCGCGGTCATAGTCATGTCGATCGTCGGCGGGGCGGCGATTCCGCTGGTAATGGGGCGCGTAGGCGATATGGAGGGTCTGGCCGTCTCCTACGTGGTGCCCGCGCTCTGTTTTGCGGCTATCGCGCTTTATGCCTGGCTCGGCTCCGCGCCCGATCAGGAAGAACTGGCCGCAGAGCCCGGCCTGGCGCTCGGATAAAGAACGCAGCACTAACGGTGCGGGCCGGGATCGATCGAATTGCGGCCCGCGACTCTTTATTCAGCTACCACCGGATTGGTCAGCGATCCCAGTCCTTCCACGCTGACGGTGACGGTCTCGCCCGGCTTGAGCCACCGCTTTGGATTCCGTCCCAGTCCAACGCCCGGCGGCGTACCCGTCGAGATCACGTCTCCCGGCAGCAGCGGCGTAATCGACGAGAGATGCTCAATCAGCGCAGGAATCCCAAACACCAGCTCGCGGGTGCTCGAGTTCTGCAGCGTCTCGCCATCGATCGTCAGGCCGATCTGCAGAGCATGCGGATCGGCGATCTCATTGGCAGTTACAATTGCCGGGCCCATCGGGCAGAATGTGGGAAAGCTCTTGCTCATCGACCACTGCGTCGTAGCAAACTGCACATCGCGCGCACTCACGTCGTTCACGATGGTGTAGCCGTAGACGTGCTTGCGCCAGTCGTCCGCCGCGATCCGATATCCGCCCTTGCCGATGACGAACGCAAACTCAGCCTCGTAATCCGGCATGGTCGAGTTCTTCGGCAGCACAATCGCGTCACCAGGCCCGATCACCGAGGTCGTCAGCTTGAAGAACACCACCGGCGAGGTAGGCAGCTCCATCCCGGATTCCTTGGCGTGATCCCTGTAGTTGAGCCCAATCGCAAACACACGCGGTGGATTGGGAAGCGGCGCGTGAAGCTTGACGTCGCTGAGCCGATGCCCCGCGTACGCGCCCGGATTTTTTGGCACTTCGCTGATACCGGCAGCAATCACGGCCAGCGCATCCTTGCATCCGGTCGCGCTGAGATCAACAACCAGATTGCTTTCAGACTCAAGCGCTCCCGGCCGCAGCACGCCGTCTTTCGTCGAAAAGGTGACAAGTTTCACGAATCAAGCCTCCAAATGAAATCGCTAATGAATGAAAGTAGGGAATCTAAGCCGCGGTCCACCCGCCGTCAATAGCCAGCGCCGCTCCGGTGATAAACGCAGCCTCGTCGGACGCGAGATAGCGCACCATGGCCGCGACCTCCTCAGGCCTGCCCAGCCGCCCGATAGGCTGCCTCGCCCGCAGCTCCGCGCGAATCTCTTCCTTGTTGTGCTTGTGGAACTTCTCCAGATAGCCCTCGACAAACGGCGTCTCCACCGTCCCCGGGCAGATGGCATTCACGCGCAGCGTCTTGGGGAACTCCACCGCAAGCTGCTTTGTCATCGCGATCACCGCGCCTTTGGTAGTGCAATAGGCGAAACGCTGCCGGATGCCGACCTGCCCAGCCACAGACGCGATGTTTACGATGTTGCCCGAGTGCCGCTCGTCCTGCGCGGCCAGCAGCAGCGGCAGAAACGCGCGCGTCACAAGGTAAACGGCGCGCACATTCACGTTCAGCAGCCGGTCGAAATCCTCAGGCTCGGTCGCCTCAATCGATCCCACGTGGCCGATGCCTGCATTGTTGACGAGAATGTCGAGCCGCTGCACCTGCGCGACTGTCGTAGCGATTGACTCCTGACTGGTGACATCGAGCGCGATGGCCTGCGCTGAGCCCGTGGATTCAGCGAGAGCCTGCGCTGCGGGCAGATTGATATCGGCAATCCATACGAAAGCCCCGGCGCGAACAAGCTCCCGGACCGTGGCTTCACCTATGCCGCTGGCGCCGCCCGTGACGAGAGCGTGGCGGCCGTCGAGCCGGAACGGCGATTGCACATCAGAAGACGATGATGAGTTGTTCATGAAGAACTTCCTGAAGCCAACTGCGTCGAGCGCAGCGATGATTTGTTGTAACCATCCAGCATAGCCGCTCAGACCCGCCGGAGCCGCGCCTTGTGCACAGACACGGGCGCGATGAACGATACTGGTAGCGGGCAAGAGGAACCAGGAGAGGGGACTCAGGGTGGCACTTCTGAACGACGACAGGCTGTTCCCGGCAGACGAGACAACACGGGCCATTGCACGGCGCTTATATCAGGGGATTCGCGCGCTGCCGATTGTGAGCCCCCACGGACACACGCAGGCCTCGTGGTTTGCGCGCAATGAGCCGTTCCCCGATCCCGTAAAGCTCTTCGTGCAGCCCGACCACTACGTCTTCCGCATGCTGTACAGCCAGGGCGTCACGCTTGAAGAACTCGAAATCGGCAAGGACCACATCGAGAATCCGCGCAAGGTGTGGCGCACCTTTGCCAAGCATTATTATCTGTTCCGCGGCACGCCCACGCGGCTCTGGCTTGACTATGCCTTTCAGGAGCTATTCGGGCTGACGGACCGGCTCTCAGCCGCCAACGCCGACCACTACTACGACGTGATAGCCGCCAAGCTGGCCACGCCGGAATTCCTGCCGCGCGCGCTGTTCGAGAAGTTCAACATCGAGGTGCTGGCAACGACAGACTCGCCTCTCGACTACCTCGCCGATCACCAGGCGATCCGCAGTTCGCGATGGAAGGGGCGCATCGTTCCCACCTTCCGACCTGATCCAGTCGTAGACCCGCAGTCTCCTGGTTTTGCCGAC from the Occallatibacter riparius genome contains:
- the fucP gene encoding L-fucose:H+ symporter permease, whose amino-acid sequence is MQSIPTVTSQTNGQTNLHAPLVPRGRMLPFVLVTALFFLWAIPNNFNDILIRQFMKSFEINRLEAGLVQFAFYLGYFFLAYPAGVIMRRAGYKTGIVIGLCLYGAGCILFYPAAHVGQYWFFLTALFVIASGLAFLETGASPFIIQIGDPASAAQRVNFSQSFNPLGSITAVLIGSRFIFSGIELKPDQVAALQAAGTYQAYLKSETLRVVTPYLVLGSLVLLWAILIARTPFPHTGMDYSRNTLEHDTSKPLWKRKHFVFAVLAQFLYVGAQVGAWSWQIPYVQSYTGMGERKAGYLLTVALVAFTTGRFFSTWLLRHVKASRLLAVYAIINTITCGVAVIRPGWLGVGCLVATSFFMSMMFPTIFALGVKGLGTHTKTGGAVIVMSIVGGAAIPLVMGRVGDMEGLAVSYVVPALCFAAIALYAWLGSAPDQEELAAEPGLALG
- a CDS encoding fumarylacetoacetate hydrolase family protein gives rise to the protein MKLVTFSTKDGVLRPGALESESNLVVDLSATGCKDALAVIAAGISEVPKNPGAYAGHRLSDVKLHAPLPNPPRVFAIGLNYRDHAKESGMELPTSPVVFFKLTTSVIGPGDAIVLPKNSTMPDYEAEFAFVIGKGGYRIAADDWRKHVYGYTIVNDVSARDVQFATTQWSMSKSFPTFCPMGPAIVTANEIADPHALQIGLTIDGETLQNSSTRELVFGIPALIEHLSSITPLLPGDVISTGTPPGVGLGRNPKRWLKPGETVTVSVEGLGSLTNPVVAE
- a CDS encoding SDR family NAD(P)-dependent oxidoreductase, producing the protein MNNSSSSSDVQSPFRLDGRHALVTGGASGIGEATVRELVRAGAFVWIADINLPAAQALAESTGSAQAIALDVTSQESIATTVAQVQRLDILVNNAGIGHVGSIEATEPEDFDRLLNVNVRAVYLVTRAFLPLLLAAQDERHSGNIVNIASVAGQVGIRQRFAYCTTKGAVIAMTKQLAVEFPKTLRVNAICPGTVETPFVEGYLEKFHKHNKEEIRAELRARQPIGRLGRPEEVAAMVRYLASDEAAFITGAALAIDGGWTAA